Proteins from a single region of Bos javanicus breed banteng chromosome 7, ARS-OSU_banteng_1.0, whole genome shotgun sequence:
- the TNFAIP8 gene encoding tumor necrosis factor alpha-induced protein 8 isoform X3, giving the protein MATDVFNSKNLAVQAQKKILGKMASKSIATTLIDDTSSEVLDELYRVTKEYTQNKKEAEKIIKNLIKTVIKLAILYRNNQFNQDELALMEKFKKKVHQLAMTVVSFHQVDFTFDRNVLSKLLNECREMLHQIIQRHLTTKSHGRVNNVFDHFSDCDFLAALYNPFGNYKPHLQKLCDGINKMLDEENI; this is encoded by the coding sequence TGGCTACAGATGTCTTTAATTCCAAAAACCTGGCCGTTCAGGCACAAAAGAAGATCTTGGGCAAAATGGCATCCAAGTCCATCGCAACCACCCTCATCGACGACACAAGCAGTGAAGTGCTAGATGAGCTCTACAGGGTGACCAAGGAGTACACCCAGAACAAAAAGGAGGCAGAGAAAATCATCAAGAACCTCATCAAGACCGTCATCAAGCTGGCCATCCTTTACAGGAATAACCAGTTTAACCAAGACGAGCTGGCACTGATGGAGAAATTTAAGAAGAAAGTTCATCAGCTTGCTATGACGGTGGTCAGTTTCCACCAGGTGGACTTCACCTTTGACCGGAACGTGCTGTCCAAGCTGTTGAATGAGTGCAGAGAGATGCTGCACCAGATCATCCAGCGTCACCTCACCACCAAGTCACATGGACGTGTTAACAACGTCTTTGATCACTTCTCAGATTGTGATTTCTTGGCGGCCTTGTATAATCCCTTTGGAAATTATAAACCCCACTTACAGAAACTGTGTGATGGTATCAACAAAATGTTGGATGAAGAGAACATATGA
- the TNFAIP8 gene encoding tumor necrosis factor alpha-induced protein 8 isoform X2 — protein sequence MPKLVATDVFNSKNLAVQAQKKILGKMASKSIATTLIDDTSSEVLDELYRVTKEYTQNKKEAEKIIKNLIKTVIKLAILYRNNQFNQDELALMEKFKKKVHQLAMTVVSFHQVDFTFDRNVLSKLLNECREMLHQIIQRHLTTKSHGRVNNVFDHFSDCDFLAALYNPFGNYKPHLQKLCDGINKMLDEENI from the coding sequence TGGCTACAGATGTCTTTAATTCCAAAAACCTGGCCGTTCAGGCACAAAAGAAGATCTTGGGCAAAATGGCATCCAAGTCCATCGCAACCACCCTCATCGACGACACAAGCAGTGAAGTGCTAGATGAGCTCTACAGGGTGACCAAGGAGTACACCCAGAACAAAAAGGAGGCAGAGAAAATCATCAAGAACCTCATCAAGACCGTCATCAAGCTGGCCATCCTTTACAGGAATAACCAGTTTAACCAAGACGAGCTGGCACTGATGGAGAAATTTAAGAAGAAAGTTCATCAGCTTGCTATGACGGTGGTCAGTTTCCACCAGGTGGACTTCACCTTTGACCGGAACGTGCTGTCCAAGCTGTTGAATGAGTGCAGAGAGATGCTGCACCAGATCATCCAGCGTCACCTCACCACCAAGTCACATGGACGTGTTAACAACGTCTTTGATCACTTCTCAGATTGTGATTTCTTGGCGGCCTTGTATAATCCCTTTGGAAATTATAAACCCCACTTACAGAAACTGTGTGATGGTATCAACAAAATGTTGGATGAAGAGAACATATGA